One Ancylobacter novellus DSM 506 genomic window, CTCCGACGTTTGCTTGCTCCGCGAAAAGCACTTGAAGCAATGATCCAGCGTCATTGAGAATGAAACGAGGCTGCGCTTGACCCCATCGATGTACGTCACGCGAGTGTTGGACTCCGCCGTATTGCTGTGGATCGTTGTATCCGTATCGCAATTGATTGCGAGCCGTTTGCTCGCTGATTTTCTCGATAGAGGGGTCAAGCGCGAGCATCCGTTGCGCTGAAATCCGGTGAGCGGTTGCACCAGCCTGCCGTTCACATTCCATTGCGAGACGTGTCTTCCCGCTGCCGTTCGCTCCAACGATGATCGTCGACATACCGGCACGCAATTGGACGGGTACGCTCGCGCCGGTTAACCGGAGATCAATAGGAAGTGGCAATGCAAACTCCTTCGAGAATCGATAAACCATATTAATAGCTGAATGATTGTTTTCACGACTACCAAGTACAGCTAGTCAGCGGCAGTTTTAAGCATCAGACCCACCGAAAGCTGCCGTTCCGCTTTCCACCCCCAAAGCGGAGGTCCCTATAAGGCAGTTGTGGGGGCAGCTATGGGTCAATCGATAACGTCCTCGAACCCATCTGCCCTTTGCGCATTTCCCTGACGCCAACCACGCTGTCGCGCACCCAAAGGACACCCCATGGCCGATTACGACCTCACCTACTGGCCGGTGCCGTTCCGCGGGCAGTTCATCCGCGCCATCCTGGCTTATGCCGGCAAGAGCTGGGACGAGCACGATTCCGGCGAGATCGGCGAGCTGATGGACCTCGACCCCGCCGACCAGCCGATCGGCTTCATGGGCCCGCCGGTGCTGATCGACACGCGCTCCGGCTTCGCCCTGTCGCAGATGCCGGCGATCGCGCTCTATCTCGGCGACAGCCTCGGCCTTATCCCCGATGAGCCGGCGCAGCGGGCGCTGACCGCCAAGGTGGTGAACGACGCCAATGACGTGATCGACGAGATCACGCTCGACGGCGGCCGGGAGATGTGGACCGAGGCCAAGTGGCAGGAGTTCGTCCCGCGGCTCAAGCGCTGGATGGGCATATGGGAGGCGCTGGCCGCGCGCCATGGCGTGACGGCTGAGGGCGGACACCTGCTCGGCACGGCGCAGGCGGGCGTGGCG contains:
- a CDS encoding glutathione S-transferase — protein: MADYDLTYWPVPFRGQFIRAILAYAGKSWDEHDSGEIGELMDLDPADQPIGFMGPPVLIDTRSGFALSQMPAIALYLGDSLGLIPDEPAQRALTAKVVNDANDVIDEITLDGGREMWTEAKWQEFVPRLKRWMGIWEALAARHGVTAEGGHLLGTAQAGVADIVTSTLWSTMGDRFPPLQALLDETAPLTAALTRRLQATPALVALREASFRQYGQSYCGGQIEKSLRRVLGG